The following proteins are encoded in a genomic region of Methylovorus glucosotrophus:
- a CDS encoding EAL domain-containing protein: MALTAQTESDLIHQLLHAMDGVAVIAFDAKLHIRYASPYALQILSLKSPSRAKLPASIGQRVLAELQKNNLKFTLQHAVGNALKSFCVQIATLEPATAGADYVLYMQDVTERFASEYELRSMLNLLRKLIDASPDYICLKDGAGRWLHANTSGLSLLHLNGVNTQGKTDRELADLTHPNLRDFMQHWQAADEYVWETGQLLREEETVPLPGGDRVLDVIKVPLFHDDGSRHGIVTLGRDITDRKQVESQLRQRSAILDALISCDWLLHSSESWQKVAVGVLELLGLASHASRAALLKNSSDIEAEAPISELLHHWNAPGFKPLSDGYHCIDYLRDGCSRWLNILQQGSPIFGNADDFPPDERRFLLNHDSQSFVIIPIFVHAHWWGVIMIERDHAASTVTSQELGALMSIGRSFGVAIQRESSDHRLHQAKIAFESTAEGIFITDDELRTIAINQGFTDITGYTEDDVLGNIPNVLEADLKKPEPHREIWKALTREGRWRGEFWNQRKNNEQYAEWVTLTAVNNEEGKVINYVGVFADISEIKHSQSRLNELVNRDPLTGLPNRRLMHELLDHAIKYAEREQNEIALLFVDLDRFKAINDTLGHQMGDKLLFEVSQRIRAAVRDSDAVARLGGDEFIVMMDVLREREDAAKVAKKIISSLQNEFLIDGRELFISASVGISVYPDDSLDVDGLIKAADIAMYQVKNKGKNNHCFYSADLSQNAVERFTLENQLRRALARDQFEVYYQAQVSLETGRIIGAESLIRWIHPELGVVSPAKFIPLAEETGLIIPIGEWVLRQSAMQVKEWHDQGFDIDWVSVNVSGVQIQRSNFADTVYGILVETDCESHLLELEITESTVMHNTEYVIDVFDRIKHLGVRLAIDDFGTGYSSLSHLKRLPLDKIKIDQSFVRDLPNNSDDAAIATAINAMAQSLGFTVIAEGVETRQQASFLKKIGCQQGQGYLYSRPITASEFTALLRAEQLNNKK, translated from the coding sequence ATGGCACTGACCGCACAGACAGAGTCCGATCTGATTCATCAGCTACTCCACGCCATGGATGGAGTCGCTGTTATTGCTTTTGATGCCAAGCTGCATATTCGCTACGCCAGCCCATACGCCCTCCAGATTCTCAGCCTCAAATCCCCGTCGCGCGCCAAACTTCCTGCCAGCATAGGTCAGCGCGTGCTGGCCGAGCTACAGAAAAACAATCTCAAATTCACCCTGCAGCATGCCGTGGGCAATGCGCTCAAAAGTTTTTGTGTGCAGATCGCAACGCTGGAGCCAGCGACCGCAGGCGCCGACTATGTGCTTTACATGCAGGATGTCACCGAACGCTTTGCCAGCGAATACGAGCTGCGCAGCATGCTCAATCTGCTGCGCAAGCTGATTGATGCCAGCCCCGACTACATCTGCCTGAAAGATGGTGCGGGCCGCTGGCTGCATGCCAATACCAGCGGGCTTTCGCTGCTGCATCTCAACGGCGTCAACACCCAGGGCAAGACCGACCGTGAACTGGCCGATCTCACGCACCCCAATCTGCGTGACTTCATGCAGCACTGGCAGGCGGCGGATGAATATGTCTGGGAAACCGGCCAGCTGCTGCGGGAAGAAGAAACCGTACCGCTGCCCGGCGGTGACCGGGTGCTGGATGTGATCAAGGTGCCACTGTTTCATGATGACGGCAGTCGCCATGGCATTGTCACCCTGGGGCGCGACATCACCGACCGCAAGCAGGTGGAGAGCCAGCTGCGACAGCGCAGCGCCATCCTCGATGCGCTGATCTCCTGCGACTGGCTGCTGCACTCCTCGGAATCCTGGCAAAAAGTCGCCGTCGGCGTGCTGGAACTGCTGGGGCTGGCTTCCCATGCCAGCCGGGCAGCCTTGCTGAAAAACAGCAGCGATATCGAAGCCGAAGCGCCTATTTCCGAACTGCTGCATCACTGGAATGCGCCTGGCTTCAAGCCACTGAGCGATGGTTACCACTGCATTGATTATCTGCGCGATGGTTGCAGCCGCTGGCTCAACATCCTGCAACAGGGCAGCCCGATTTTTGGCAATGCCGATGACTTCCCGCCTGACGAACGCCGCTTTCTGCTGAATCACGATAGCCAGTCTTTCGTCATCATCCCGATTTTCGTGCATGCCCACTGGTGGGGTGTGATCATGATAGAACGCGATCATGCGGCCTCGACCGTCACCTCGCAGGAGCTGGGGGCGCTGATGTCCATCGGCCGCTCCTTCGGCGTGGCGATTCAGCGCGAATCTTCCGACCACCGCTTGCATCAGGCCAAGATCGCCTTTGAAAGCACGGCTGAAGGCATTTTCATCACCGATGATGAGCTGCGCACCATCGCCATCAACCAGGGCTTTACCGACATCACCGGCTATACCGAGGATGATGTGCTGGGGAATATCCCCAATGTGCTGGAAGCCGACCTGAAAAAACCCGAGCCGCACCGCGAGATATGGAAAGCCCTGACGCGCGAAGGCCGCTGGCGTGGCGAATTCTGGAACCAGCGCAAGAACAACGAACAATATGCCGAATGGGTGACGCTCACCGCCGTTAACAATGAGGAAGGCAAGGTGATCAACTATGTGGGCGTGTTTGCCGACATCAGTGAAATCAAGCATTCGCAAAGCCGGCTCAATGAGCTGGTGAATCGCGATCCGCTCACCGGCCTGCCCAACCGCCGCCTGATGCATGAGCTGCTGGACCATGCCATCAAATATGCCGAGCGCGAGCAGAACGAGATTGCCCTGCTGTTTGTCGATCTGGATCGCTTCAAGGCGATCAACGATACTCTGGGCCATCAGATGGGTGACAAGCTGCTGTTTGAGGTGTCGCAACGCATACGCGCTGCGGTGCGCGACAGCGATGCGGTCGCCCGGCTGGGCGGCGATGAATTTATTGTGATGATGGATGTGCTGCGCGAACGCGAAGATGCCGCCAAGGTCGCCAAGAAGATCATCAGCAGCCTGCAGAATGAATTCCTGATTGATGGCCGCGAGCTGTTCATCAGCGCCAGCGTCGGCATTTCGGTTTACCCGGACGACAGCCTGGATGTGGATGGCCTGATCAAGGCTGCCGACATCGCCATGTATCAGGTGAAAAACAAGGGCAAGAACAACCATTGCTTCTACTCCGCCGACCTGAGCCAGAACGCGGTGGAACGCTTTACCCTGGAAAACCAGCTGCGCCGCGCGCTGGCACGGGATCAGTTTGAAGTGTATTACCAGGCCCAGGTCTCGCTGGAAACCGGCCGCATTATCGGCGCCGAGTCGCTGATCCGCTGGATACACCCGGAGCTGGGTGTGGTATCGCCCGCCAAGTTCATCCCGCTGGCGGAAGAAACCGGGCTAATCATCCCCATCGGCGAATGGGTGCTGCGGCAATCGGCCATGCAGGTGAAGGAGTGGCACGACCAGGGATTTGATATCGACTGGGTGTCGGTCAATGTCTCCGGCGTGCAGATACAGCGCAGCAATTTTGCCGATACCGTGTACGGCATTCTGGTGGAAACCGATTGCGAATCGCATCTGCTGGAGCTGGAGATTACCGAGAGCACCGTCATGCACAACACGGAGTATGTGATTGATGTGTTTGATCGCATCAAGCATCTGGGGGTGCGGCTGGCGATTGACGACTTTGGCACGGGCTATTCGTCGCTCTCCCACCTCAAGCGTTTGCCGCTGGACAAGATCAAGATTGACCAGTCGTTTGTGCGCGACCTGCCCAATAACAGCGATGACGCGGCCATTGCCACCGCCATCAATGCCATGGCGCAGAGCCTGGGCTTTACCGTGATTGCCGAGGGGGTAGAAACACGGCAACAGGCGAGCTTTTTAAAGAAAATAGGGTGCCAGCAGGGTCAGGGCTATCTGTACAGCCGCCCGATCACTGCCAGCGAATTCACTGCGCTCTTGCGAGCAGAACAACTCAACAATAAAAAATGA
- a CDS encoding TonB-dependent receptor has product MANPTISDMKTTACIIHSLVCGALVTGAGPAHADHNETVVLDPLEVTATRSATESNQRVPAVIESVTAQQIAETTNAATAAETIKYLPSLQVRERYIGDRNGIIASRTAGTLSSAQTLLYADGILLSNLLGNSFAYPPRWGMVSPEEIQQVDVMYGPYSSLYAGNSMGGVVNIQTRMPQKFEAHANMQWFTQRFDLYGTKQNNEGKHASASVGNRINDLSFWLGVDHLDTWGQPMQFAVATATTAGAGTAVTGAYRDVSEKGVSRLVFGAYGIDHSVQDNLKLKLAYDISPSLQARYTVGLWQLDSDTRVDSYLRTASGAAFYNGNVSIGGNTYSVRGLNPTAANSVHLMQALQLQSKADGSWQWQLGLSDYRYNRDESRTSTANNPTLSSVGTVQDMQGTGWTAADAQGTLSRGAHQVDVGYHIDHYALRSVTDNASDWSSATTTTRNSASRGDTMTQGLYVQDAWRFAPRWKLTAGGRYEDWRAWNGQNQATVGGSLQTSAYADKQEHAFSPKLALSFEPAPAWSFNAALGRAYRFPTVSELFQSITSGSNLVQGNPDLQPERVLSAELSAERRFAKGYLRATLFQENKHDALISQTVTNGVSACGSATCSFIQNVDLVRTRGIELATQWQDVFVHGLDLGGSLTMTEAEILRNSANPDTEGNRPPRIPNAVAKAVATYHQGQALTYSLALRYSGRQYTYLDNSDSNPDTYGGASHFFFVDVRMAYKFADRWTAALGVDNLNNDKAYVFHPYPQRTAFAQLKFDY; this is encoded by the coding sequence GTGGCAAACCCTACAATTTCGGACATGAAAACAACTGCCTGCATCATTCACTCACTTGTCTGCGGCGCCCTTGTCACTGGGGCAGGGCCTGCGCATGCCGACCATAACGAAACCGTGGTGCTGGATCCGCTGGAAGTGACGGCCACGCGCAGTGCCACTGAAAGCAACCAGCGCGTGCCCGCGGTCATCGAAAGCGTCACCGCGCAACAGATTGCCGAGACCACTAACGCCGCCACGGCCGCTGAAACCATCAAATACCTGCCCAGCCTGCAGGTGCGCGAGCGCTATATTGGCGACCGCAATGGCATTATCGCCAGCCGCACGGCGGGTACCTTATCCAGTGCGCAAACGCTGCTGTATGCCGATGGCATCCTGCTGTCCAACCTGCTCGGCAACTCCTTTGCCTATCCGCCGCGCTGGGGCATGGTGTCGCCGGAGGAAATCCAGCAGGTGGATGTCATGTATGGGCCGTATTCCTCGCTGTATGCGGGCAACTCCATGGGCGGCGTGGTGAATATCCAGACGCGCATGCCGCAGAAGTTTGAAGCGCATGCCAACATGCAATGGTTCACGCAGCGCTTCGATCTTTATGGTACCAAGCAAAACAACGAGGGCAAGCATGCCAGCGCTTCTGTCGGTAACCGCATCAACGACCTTTCTTTCTGGCTGGGGGTGGATCATCTGGATACCTGGGGCCAGCCCATGCAGTTTGCCGTGGCAACGGCCACCACGGCTGGTGCCGGTACTGCGGTGACTGGCGCCTATCGCGATGTCAGTGAAAAGGGCGTCTCCCGCCTGGTGTTTGGCGCCTATGGCATAGACCACTCGGTGCAGGACAACCTCAAGCTCAAGCTGGCGTATGACATCAGCCCCAGTTTGCAGGCGCGCTATACCGTGGGCTTGTGGCAGCTGGATTCCGATACCCGGGTGGACAGTTATTTGCGCACCGCCAGCGGCGCCGCGTTTTACAACGGCAATGTCAGTATCGGCGGCAATACCTACAGTGTGCGTGGCCTCAACCCCACCGCCGCCAACAGCGTGCATCTGATGCAGGCCTTGCAGTTGCAATCCAAAGCGGATGGCAGCTGGCAATGGCAGCTCGGCCTTTCCGATTACCGCTACAACCGCGATGAAAGCCGTACCTCAACCGCCAACAACCCCACCCTGAGCAGTGTGGGCACGGTGCAGGACATGCAAGGGACCGGCTGGACCGCGGCCGACGCCCAGGGCACCCTGAGTCGCGGTGCACATCAGGTGGATGTGGGCTATCACATTGATCACTATGCCCTGCGCAGCGTGACGGATAACGCCAGCGACTGGAGCAGCGCCACTACCACTACACGCAATAGTGCTTCGCGTGGCGATACCATGACCCAGGGGCTGTATGTGCAGGATGCCTGGCGCTTTGCCCCCCGCTGGAAACTGACAGCCGGCGGCCGCTATGAGGACTGGCGGGCATGGAATGGGCAGAATCAGGCGACCGTGGGCGGCAGCCTGCAAACCAGCGCTTACGCAGACAAGCAGGAGCATGCTTTTTCGCCCAAGCTGGCCCTGAGCTTTGAGCCTGCGCCTGCCTGGAGTTTCAACGCCGCCCTGGGGCGTGCCTATCGCTTTCCTACCGTGAGCGAGCTGTTCCAGAGCATTACCAGTGGCAGCAATCTGGTGCAGGGCAATCCTGACTTGCAGCCGGAGCGGGTGCTTTCAGCGGAGCTTTCTGCCGAGCGGCGCTTTGCCAAGGGCTATCTGCGTGCCACGCTGTTTCAGGAAAACAAGCACGATGCCTTGATCTCGCAAACCGTTACTAACGGGGTTAGTGCCTGTGGCAGCGCTACTTGCAGCTTTATCCAGAATGTGGACCTGGTGCGTACCCGTGGCATTGAACTGGCCACGCAATGGCAGGATGTCTTTGTACATGGGCTGGACCTGGGTGGCAGCCTGACCATGACCGAAGCGGAAATTCTGCGCAATAGCGCCAACCCTGATACCGAAGGCAATCGCCCGCCGCGCATCCCCAATGCCGTCGCCAAGGCAGTGGCGACCTATCATCAGGGGCAGGCGCTGACCTATAGCCTGGCATTGCGCTACAGCGGTCGCCAATACACCTACCTGGATAACAGCGACAGCAACCCCGATACCTATGGCGGCGCCAGTCATTTCTTTTTTGTGGATGTGCGCATGGCCTATAAATTTGCTGACCGCTGGACAGCGGCGCTGGGCGTCGATAATCTCAACAACGACAAGGCCTATGTGTTTCATCCCTACCCGCAACGCACGGCCTTTGCCCAACTCAAGTTTGATTACTGA
- a CDS encoding TonB-dependent receptor → MKHLPYAVAVAISVMNCNSLYAEEATVKLPEVVVDAKKDSEPVRARPLNSADMVEVLAAEGSLQFYQSGGVSALPVIRGLNDDRIKILVDGAEVTAACGNHMNSPLSYVAPATVANASVLAGITPVSQGGDSIAGTILLTSPAPVFAGNGETLVTQGRFSSLYRSNNNAFSTALSASVANDSLSLGFTGTIDRAGSYEDGRGNKVRSTQFDRRTQTVNVAARGEDQLLTVKLTHQDVPFQGYVNQYMDLINNQSDAINIGYSRTFAWGDLDTRIYWQNVNHEMGFFSNEKTGTMPMKTKGEDMGYSIKATVPLDAIHTLRIGNEAHRQKLDDFWPAVPGSMMMGPQTYVNINNGRRDRVAVYAEVASSWSNQWSSLLGLREDVVHTSTGEVQSYGGMMNATDNAAAQVFNASNRSRTDQNIDVTAMATYIASNTASVDFGYARKNRAPSLYERYSWGRGTMAMTMIGWFGDANGYVGDPDLKPETANTISATLNLHDAAQAQWQVKLTPYYTYVQDYIGVNRIGTFNLASGVPRALLQFQNQDAQFYGVEAAFKRSLWDNARFGQGRISGSLGWTRGERVSNGDDLYNIMPLQFKASLEQRIGAWSNAVDLQLVDSKTAVDSVRFESKTAGYTLVNLRTGYQWKKARLDLGVTNLFDKFYYLPLGGADYANWNANGGQGAIGPVAGMGRSVNVGLSVDF, encoded by the coding sequence ATGAAACATCTGCCATACGCGGTGGCTGTCGCCATCAGCGTGATGAACTGCAACAGCCTGTACGCCGAAGAAGCGACAGTGAAACTGCCCGAGGTGGTAGTCGATGCCAAAAAAGACAGCGAGCCTGTGCGGGCGCGCCCGCTCAATAGTGCAGATATGGTCGAAGTGCTGGCAGCTGAAGGCAGCCTGCAGTTTTACCAGTCGGGTGGAGTGTCGGCCTTGCCGGTGATACGCGGACTCAATGATGACCGCATCAAAATTCTGGTGGATGGCGCCGAGGTGACTGCTGCCTGTGGCAATCACATGAACTCTCCCTTGTCGTATGTTGCCCCGGCCACCGTGGCGAATGCCAGCGTGCTAGCGGGTATCACCCCCGTCAGCCAGGGTGGTGACAGCATCGCAGGGACTATCCTGCTGACGTCGCCCGCTCCGGTGTTCGCCGGGAATGGCGAGACGCTGGTGACCCAGGGCCGTTTCTCCAGCCTCTATCGCAGCAATAACAATGCCTTCAGCACCGCCCTCAGCGCCTCTGTTGCCAATGACAGCCTGAGCCTGGGCTTTACCGGCACCATAGACCGTGCGGGCAGTTACGAAGATGGCCGCGGCAACAAGGTACGCTCCACCCAGTTTGACCGCCGCACGCAAACGGTCAACGTTGCGGCCCGCGGCGAAGACCAGCTGCTGACCGTCAAGCTCACCCATCAGGATGTGCCGTTCCAGGGCTATGTGAATCAATACATGGACCTGATCAATAACCAGTCTGACGCCATCAATATCGGCTATAGCCGCACGTTTGCCTGGGGCGATCTGGATACCCGCATCTACTGGCAGAATGTGAATCACGAGATGGGCTTTTTCTCGAACGAGAAGACCGGCACCATGCCCATGAAAACCAAAGGCGAGGACATGGGCTATAGCATCAAGGCCACGGTGCCGCTGGATGCCATTCATACCCTGCGCATTGGCAACGAAGCCCACCGCCAGAAGCTGGATGACTTCTGGCCTGCTGTGCCTGGCAGCATGATGATGGGCCCGCAGACCTATGTGAATATCAACAATGGTCGTCGCGATCGCGTGGCCGTGTATGCCGAGGTGGCCTCCAGCTGGAGCAATCAGTGGAGCTCGCTGCTGGGCCTGCGCGAGGATGTGGTCCATACCAGCACCGGCGAGGTGCAATCCTACGGCGGCATGATGAACGCCACCGACAATGCGGCAGCCCAGGTTTTCAATGCAAGCAATCGCTCGCGTACCGATCAGAACATCGACGTCACTGCCATGGCGACCTATATCGCCAGCAACACCGCCAGTGTCGATTTCGGCTATGCCCGCAAAAACCGCGCGCCCAGTCTGTATGAACGCTATTCCTGGGGCCGCGGCACCATGGCCATGACCATGATAGGCTGGTTTGGCGATGCCAATGGCTATGTGGGAGACCCCGACCTCAAGCCGGAAACGGCCAATACCATTAGTGCTACGCTTAATCTGCACGATGCTGCCCAGGCCCAATGGCAAGTGAAGCTCACGCCGTATTACACCTACGTGCAGGATTATATTGGGGTGAATCGCATCGGCACCTTCAACCTGGCCAGCGGCGTGCCGCGTGCACTACTGCAATTCCAGAATCAGGATGCCCAGTTTTACGGGGTGGAAGCGGCCTTCAAGCGCAGCCTGTGGGATAACGCACGCTTTGGCCAAGGCCGTATCAGCGGCTCGCTGGGCTGGACGCGTGGCGAGCGCGTCAGCAATGGCGACGATCTCTATAACATCATGCCGTTGCAGTTCAAAGCCTCGCTGGAGCAGCGCATCGGCGCCTGGAGCAATGCCGTGGACCTGCAACTGGTGGACAGCAAAACCGCAGTCGATAGCGTACGCTTTGAGTCCAAAACGGCAGGCTACACCCTGGTGAACCTGCGCACTGGCTATCAATGGAAAAAGGCGCGGCTGGATCTCGGCGTCACCAATCTGTTCGACAAGTTCTACTACCTGCCCTTGGGCGGGGCCGATTATGCCAACTGGAATGCCAATGGCGGGCAGGGGGCAATTGGCCCTGTGGCTGGCATGGGGCGCTCGGTGAATGTGGGCTTGAGCGTGGATTTTTAA
- a CDS encoding HD-GYP domain-containing protein, whose product MNPQQNHFIDVNQLRVGLYVHLDLGWMDHPFTFSNFKLKDEEQIATIKKVGLKRLRYDPNRSDCDPLPMPEPILSPRGPLVEPPMEPVSHDRHQPDPGLRLQELQHALDESEKKFLAAANVAKQVTRNILTQTQTSLQQANTLIEGMVDSVLGESDIAIYAMSGNRSGDEHFNHPLNVTTLALMLSKSMDMSEELARTLGLAALFHDIGKIEIPNRLLMKTEPLTKAEQSFMEQHSEIGARIAKQCGMSAEVVELILHHHEYADGSGYPKRLKMNDISLLARLLAIVNVYDNLCNPALTNKALTPYEALAYMFAHQRSKFDESLLKRLIKCLGVYPPGSVVQLSTGLHGIVVSVNMDKPLRPFVMVHDPASSTEESQLIDLRDDPSINISLCLKPSQLPEDAMHFLKPRKRLSYFISKDNQIAS is encoded by the coding sequence ATGAACCCGCAACAAAATCACTTTATCGATGTTAACCAGCTGAGGGTCGGACTGTATGTCCACCTGGATCTCGGCTGGATGGACCACCCCTTCACCTTCAGCAACTTCAAGCTCAAGGATGAAGAGCAGATCGCCACCATCAAAAAGGTTGGCCTCAAACGCCTGCGTTACGACCCCAACCGCAGTGATTGCGACCCCCTGCCCATGCCAGAGCCCATCCTCTCGCCGCGAGGGCCGCTGGTGGAGCCGCCCATGGAGCCTGTTTCCCATGACAGGCATCAGCCAGACCCGGGCTTGCGCCTGCAAGAACTGCAACATGCGCTGGATGAAAGCGAAAAGAAATTCCTGGCAGCCGCCAATGTGGCCAAGCAGGTGACGCGCAATATCCTGACGCAAACCCAGACCTCCCTGCAGCAGGCCAACACCTTGATAGAAGGCATGGTGGACTCGGTGCTGGGCGAGAGCGACATCGCGATTTATGCCATGAGCGGCAACCGCTCGGGGGATGAGCATTTCAACCACCCGCTGAATGTAACGACGCTGGCGCTGATGCTGTCCAAATCCATGGACATGTCGGAAGAACTTGCCCGCACCCTGGGCCTGGCTGCACTGTTTCATGACATCGGCAAGATCGAGATTCCCAACCGCCTGCTGATGAAAACCGAGCCGCTAACCAAGGCCGAGCAATCCTTCATGGAGCAGCATAGTGAAATTGGCGCGCGCATTGCCAAACAGTGCGGCATGTCGGCCGAAGTAGTCGAGCTGATCCTGCATCATCACGAATATGCCGACGGCAGCGGCTATCCCAAGCGCCTGAAGATGAACGACATATCGCTGCTGGCGCGCCTGCTGGCCATCGTCAATGTCTACGACAACTTGTGCAACCCGGCGCTGACAAACAAAGCCCTCACCCCGTATGAAGCACTGGCCTATATGTTTGCCCACCAGCGCAGCAAGTTCGATGAAAGCCTGCTGAAGCGCCTGATCAAATGCCTGGGTGTGTATCCGCCAGGCAGCGTGGTGCAGCTTTCCACCGGCCTGCATGGCATTGTGGTGTCAGTCAACATGGACAAGCCGCTGCGCCCCTTTGTCATGGTGCATGACCCGGCTTCATCGACTGAAGAAAGCCAGCTGATCGACCTGCGCGACGACCCCAGCATAAATATCAGCCTCTGCCTCAAGCCTTCGCAGTTACCAGAGGACGCGATGCACTTCCTCAAACCGCGCAAGCGCCTGAGTTATTTCATCAGCAAGGATAACCAGATCGCAAGTTAA
- a CDS encoding exo-alpha-sialidase, translating into MRMLMVLPAICRAMVLFLLGLPALLAASLALAHEGHDHGAAAAPLAISLVFDAQGTLWRASVKDGHVLVDSSPDKGQHFDTPRVVNPDAQKIGVDGDAKPKLAIGSAGQLYVTWTQALQKPYTGYIWFARSVDDGKHFEPPFIVHQDRAEITHRFDALAVSRVPGQAQDRLYVGWVDKRDLLAAQAAGQPYAGAAIYYAVSDDGGASFAAERKLADSSCECCRIALVTPDDGSGDAVALWRHVFEGGVRDHAIARFNTKPVAADAIKRASFGNWQIDACPHHGPALAQGGDWGWHMAWFDGGTHNREKMPGLFYARMDGEAWVSSPAKRIGDGSKQAGHPALISRGDAVWLAWREMEADGSRLYLMRSDDGGRSWGQAEPMLSTAGSADYPMLLMRGTQVYLAWNTARDGLLLKALETAP; encoded by the coding sequence ATGCGCATGCTGATGGTTTTACCGGCAATCTGCCGGGCGATGGTATTGTTTTTGCTGGGTTTGCCAGCACTGCTGGCGGCTAGTCTTGCCCTTGCCCACGAAGGGCACGATCACGGCGCTGCGGCAGCGCCCCTCGCCATATCCCTGGTCTTCGATGCGCAAGGGACCTTATGGCGCGCCTCGGTAAAAGACGGTCATGTGCTGGTGGATAGCTCGCCCGATAAGGGCCAGCATTTTGATACGCCGCGCGTGGTGAATCCTGACGCGCAAAAAATCGGCGTGGATGGCGATGCCAAACCCAAGCTCGCCATCGGTAGCGCAGGCCAGCTCTATGTCACCTGGACGCAAGCCCTGCAAAAACCCTATACCGGCTATATCTGGTTTGCCCGCTCGGTGGATGACGGCAAGCACTTTGAGCCACCGTTTATCGTGCATCAGGACCGCGCCGAGATTACTCACCGCTTTGATGCGCTGGCCGTCAGCCGTGTGCCGGGGCAGGCCCAGGATCGGCTCTACGTCGGATGGGTGGACAAGCGTGATCTGCTGGCGGCGCAGGCCGCAGGTCAGCCCTATGCGGGCGCCGCGATCTATTACGCGGTATCGGACGATGGCGGCGCCAGTTTTGCTGCCGAGCGCAAGCTGGCTGACAGCAGTTGCGAATGTTGCCGCATTGCGCTGGTGACCCCGGATGACGGTTCGGGCGACGCCGTGGCGCTATGGCGCCATGTGTTCGAGGGTGGCGTGCGCGACCATGCCATCGCCAGATTCAATACCAAGCCCGTCGCTGCGGATGCCATCAAACGCGCCAGCTTTGGCAACTGGCAGATAGACGCCTGCCCACACCATGGCCCGGCGCTGGCGCAAGGCGGCGACTGGGGCTGGCACATGGCCTGGTTTGACGGTGGTACGCATAACCGCGAAAAAATGCCCGGCCTGTTTTACGCCCGCATGGACGGCGAAGCCTGGGTGTCTTCTCCCGCCAAACGCATAGGCGATGGCAGCAAGCAGGCTGGGCATCCGGCGCTGATCAGCCGCGGTGATGCGGTATGGCTGGCCTGGCGCGAGATGGAGGCCGATGGTAGCCGCCTTTACCTGATGCGCTCGGACGATGGAGGCCGCAGCTGGGGCCAGGCCGAGCCCATGCTCAGCACCGCCGGCAGTGCCGATTACCCCATGCTGCTCATGCGCGGCACCCAGGTCTATCTGGCCTGGAATACCGCACGCGATGGCCTGCTCTTGAAGGCGCTGGAGACGGCGCCGTGA